In one window of Frigoriglobus tundricola DNA:
- a CDS encoding efflux RND transporter periplasmic adaptor subunit — MTNRQKSAIWLVSVPVVLVVAVCARQLVASAAEARKPAAVDPPPIAVTTARLAPESLTRAVRYSGTVKEWQRVELSFRVGGTVADLCRMAYPGGARDVHEGDRLPRGTVLARLDPADYQRDRALAAQRLAQAEAKLVSARAEAENARKEYTRVRLATERGAGAQTDLDAAQSRAETTAANVNSAAREVDANRSQLAQADANLAYCTLVMPYAEGTVANRYVETNERVTAGQKTFQVLDLSSVRIAFGVSDAVVGRLAIGGAVTVTTDAFPDDRFRGVITKLAPTADPQTRTYLVEVRIAEPRGLRPGMVATALLGEDKTASLLPLVAVTREATGAGRLVAYKVVRAGDRTTAHACPVELDGVVDNRAAIRTDTPGGLRPGDEVVANGAPRLFEGAPVKAIGGPAAGGEGTR; from the coding sequence ATGACGAATCGTCAAAAATCGGCGATCTGGTTAGTTTCCGTGCCGGTGGTTCTCGTCGTCGCCGTCTGCGCCCGGCAGTTGGTCGCATCGGCGGCCGAGGCCCGCAAGCCGGCGGCGGTCGATCCGCCGCCGATCGCGGTCACCACCGCGCGGCTCGCTCCGGAATCACTGACGCGGGCCGTCCGGTACAGCGGAACGGTTAAGGAGTGGCAGCGGGTCGAACTGTCGTTCCGGGTCGGCGGCACGGTCGCTGATCTGTGCCGGATGGCGTACCCCGGCGGCGCCCGCGACGTCCACGAGGGCGACCGGTTGCCGCGGGGCACCGTGCTCGCCCGACTCGACCCGGCCGATTACCAGCGGGACCGGGCGCTCGCCGCCCAGCGCCTCGCCCAGGCGGAAGCCAAACTGGTGTCCGCACGGGCCGAGGCCGAGAACGCCCGCAAGGAGTACACCCGTGTGCGCCTGGCGACCGAGCGCGGGGCCGGCGCCCAGACGGACCTGGACGCGGCCCAGTCCAGGGCCGAAACCACGGCGGCGAACGTGAACTCGGCCGCCCGCGAGGTGGACGCGAACCGGTCCCAACTGGCCCAGGCCGACGCGAACCTCGCCTACTGCACCCTCGTCATGCCGTACGCCGAGGGCACGGTCGCGAACCGGTACGTCGAGACGAACGAGCGGGTCACGGCCGGTCAAAAGACGTTCCAGGTTCTCGACCTGTCGAGCGTGCGGATCGCGTTCGGCGTGTCCGACGCCGTCGTGGGCCGGCTGGCCATCGGCGGGGCGGTTACGGTCACCACCGACGCCTTCCCCGACGACCGGTTCCGCGGGGTCATCACCAAACTGGCCCCGACCGCCGACCCGCAGACGCGCACCTACCTGGTCGAAGTGCGCATCGCCGAACCGCGTGGGCTGCGCCCGGGGATGGTGGCGACGGCGCTACTTGGTGAGGACAAAACGGCCTCTTTGCTCCCGCTGGTCGCGGTCACCCGCGAGGCGACCGGCGCCGGCCGCCTCGTCGCGTACAAGGTGGTCCGCGCCGGCGACCGCACGACCGCGCACGCCTGCCCGGTCGAACTGGACGGGGTCGTCGATAACCGGGCCGCGATCCGGACCGACACCCCTGGCGGGCTGCGGCCCGGTGACGAGGTGGTGGCGAACGGCGCGCCGCGGCTGTTCGAGGGGGCACCGGTGAAGGCGATCGGCGGCCCGGCCGCCGGCGGGGAGGGCACGCGATGA
- a CDS encoding tetratricopeptide repeat protein encodes MLRTLGRMMLAAVAIAPLTACGKSEPDAPASVLPEKPDVVEEDRLAKEARAAKEAAYRKALDDGTKALAAGDTDAAVAHLKRAAEENPTAGEPHYQIARAHLAKKNDEAALKELTEAVRLDPRHAGAYMERAALYERAGQIDDAGYDYYRVIDLEPDRKTTARAFWLRSSINDRLGKRDLYRHDRDRAMELDPEYRKRVTAGDVRVYNHTETKLKLEFEQFVNPDGSPRTFRPGSYYTIPDDNTRFLLDGDRCMPARSVRFKITTNFGSKTYEASYTKGTTLDIHIYDSDLPSR; translated from the coding sequence ATGCTCCGCACGCTCGGTCGGATGATGCTCGCTGCCGTGGCGATTGCCCCGTTGACCGCCTGTGGGAAGTCGGAACCGGACGCACCCGCTTCCGTTCTCCCCGAGAAGCCGGACGTGGTCGAAGAGGACCGACTGGCCAAGGAGGCCCGGGCGGCGAAAGAGGCCGCCTACCGCAAGGCCCTCGATGACGGCACGAAGGCCCTCGCCGCGGGCGACACCGACGCGGCCGTCGCCCACCTGAAGCGCGCCGCCGAGGAGAACCCGACCGCGGGCGAGCCCCACTACCAAATCGCCCGCGCGCACCTCGCGAAGAAGAACGACGAGGCGGCGCTCAAGGAACTCACCGAGGCCGTCCGCCTCGACCCGCGCCACGCCGGCGCGTACATGGAACGGGCCGCCCTGTACGAGCGCGCCGGCCAGATCGACGACGCGGGCTACGACTACTACCGCGTCATCGACCTCGAGCCCGACCGCAAAACGACCGCCCGCGCGTTCTGGCTCCGCAGCAGCATCAACGACCGGCTGGGGAAGCGGGACCTCTACCGGCACGACCGGGACCGGGCGATGGAGCTGGACCCCGAGTACCGGAAGCGGGTGACCGCGGGCGACGTGCGCGTGTACAACCACACCGAGACGAAGCTGAAACTCGAGTTCGAGCAGTTCGTGAACCCGGACGGCAGCCCCCGCACGTTCCGCCCCGGCTCCTATTACACGATCCCCGACGACAACACCCGGTTCCTGCTCGACGGCGACCGGTGCATGCCCGCCCGGTCCGTGCGCTTCAAGATCACCACGAACTTCGGATCGAAGACGTACGAGGCGTCTTACACCAAGGGCACGACGCTCGACATCCACATTTACGACTCCGACCTGCCGAGCCGGTGA
- a CDS encoding PQQ-binding-like beta-propeller repeat protein, with protein MGDTVFTMGDVKQDCFLFGIDRKTGAKRWELKVGKSGGNYQGPRCTPAADGPLVFALGQHGDLVCCTAKTGKEVWRKNLPKDFDGQAGGWNFTESPLVDGDRLIVTPGGASATMVALAKKTGAVVWKGTIEGGDTAGYASVVIADCGGVKQYVTLMANGLVSFAAKDGKMLWRYGTKNDRFGGNTANIPTPIIDGDYVYAAAGYGRGAALVKVTRSGATFAVEEVYWKPEMTNKHGGVVRAGDRLFGDRDDSGNLWCADFKTGKIVWSRKDGKDGGEGRGSASLTYADGKLYVRYSDGWVALVDATADKYTEISSFKVPNGKNNTWAHPVVVGGRFYVRELDVVYCYDVAAK; from the coding sequence CTGGGCGACACGGTGTTCACGATGGGCGACGTGAAGCAGGACTGCTTCCTGTTCGGCATCGACCGCAAGACCGGCGCGAAGCGGTGGGAGCTGAAGGTCGGTAAGTCCGGCGGCAACTACCAGGGGCCGCGCTGCACCCCGGCCGCCGACGGGCCGCTCGTCTTCGCCCTGGGCCAGCACGGCGACCTCGTGTGCTGCACCGCGAAGACCGGTAAGGAAGTGTGGCGCAAGAACCTGCCCAAGGACTTCGACGGCCAGGCGGGCGGGTGGAACTTCACCGAATCGCCGCTCGTGGACGGCGACAGGCTGATCGTGACGCCGGGCGGCGCGAGCGCGACGATGGTCGCACTGGCGAAGAAAACCGGGGCCGTTGTGTGGAAGGGCACCATCGAGGGCGGCGACACGGCCGGGTACGCGTCGGTGGTGATCGCGGACTGCGGCGGCGTGAAGCAGTACGTCACCCTCATGGCGAACGGGCTCGTCTCGTTCGCGGCGAAAGACGGCAAGATGCTGTGGCGGTACGGCACGAAGAACGACCGGTTCGGCGGCAACACCGCGAACATCCCGACGCCGATCATCGACGGCGACTACGTGTACGCGGCGGCCGGGTACGGGCGCGGCGCCGCGCTCGTGAAGGTCACCCGGAGCGGCGCGACGTTCGCCGTGGAAGAGGTGTACTGGAAGCCGGAAATGACCAACAAGCACGGCGGCGTGGTGCGGGCCGGGGACCGGCTGTTCGGGGACCGCGACGACAGCGGCAACCTGTGGTGCGCCGACTTCAAGACGGGCAAGATCGTCTGGTCGCGGAAGGACGGCAAGGACGGCGGCGAGGGCCGCGGGTCCGCGTCGCTCACCTACGCCGACGGGAAGCTCTACGTCCGCTACTCCGACGGCTGGGTGGCGCTGGTGGACGCGACCGCGGACAAGTACACCGAGATCAGCTCGTTCAAGGTGCCCAACGGGAAGAACAACACCTGGGCGCACCCGGTGGTGGTCGGCGGCAGGTTCTACGTGCGCGAACTGGACGTGGTGTACTGCTACGACGTCGCCGCGAAGTGA
- a CDS encoding tubulin-like doman-containing protein, with the protein MSVRIESQVEPIPGYRLLDRLGSGGFGEVWRCEAPGGIFKAVKIIHGDLRSKDSDLVRYAEQELKALKRVKQVRHPYLLALDRYDIVDGRLMIVMELADCNLWDRFRDCRDRGLIGIPRDELLQYMTEAAEVLDLFNDQFQLQHLDIKPQNLFMLHNHVKVADFGQVKDLQGLMAQVTGGITPVYAAPETFDGMITRFCDQYSLACVYQELLTGIRPFDGGSMSQLLMQHMNLPPNLEPCPSADRPALARALAKKPDDRWPNVSSFVRAIASNPAGSGVHARVVVSSAEVETPPRGGSASHAALNILVADLPPLAAAGDTPPRSGEFVSPVFTPAPPELTGPGSLQPAVVIGLGQAGLRVLQRLRFDLGERFGPACMTPAVRALYIDTDPDMLEEAARDRSPDRLAPLAPDEVFPARLNRAAHYLKPRFNGRTLTEGWFDPQLLYRLPRTPQTLGIRLFGRLAFLDHYRLLMGKVQAELEAALAADSILLTEARTGLRRRTNRPRVYVTGGLAGATGGGMFLDVAYAVRSRLKRMGYDAPEIIGLFVVPPADATLTPPQLLGNTFAALTELNHFSRPDTVFTAHYDERNGFVKEKDAPFTRCYLLPGPVAALAPQPGSGISPPPRRTPPTIAAPGPRARASGPVAKPGSRVIHMTALGSQRTRTPRPRPPPSNRTPTPPTGSASICSARSAGPPTTRGTCARPRNSKRRSPRTRRSRSRRSAWRRSTGRGPRWSAARRWPSPGPC; encoded by the coding sequence ATGTCCGTTCGTATCGAGTCCCAGGTCGAACCCATCCCCGGATACCGCCTCCTCGACCGTCTCGGTTCCGGCGGGTTCGGCGAAGTGTGGCGGTGCGAGGCGCCCGGCGGCATCTTCAAGGCCGTTAAAATCATTCACGGCGACCTCCGGTCCAAGGACTCGGATCTGGTCCGGTACGCCGAACAGGAACTGAAGGCCCTGAAGCGGGTCAAGCAGGTCCGCCACCCGTACCTGCTCGCCCTCGACCGGTACGACATCGTGGACGGCCGGCTCATGATCGTCATGGAACTGGCCGACTGCAACCTCTGGGACCGCTTCCGCGACTGCCGCGACCGGGGCCTGATCGGCATCCCGCGCGACGAGCTGCTCCAGTACATGACCGAGGCCGCCGAGGTGCTGGACCTGTTCAACGACCAGTTCCAGCTCCAGCACCTGGACATCAAGCCGCAGAACCTGTTCATGCTTCACAACCACGTGAAGGTGGCCGACTTCGGGCAGGTGAAGGACCTCCAGGGGCTGATGGCGCAGGTGACGGGCGGCATCACGCCCGTGTACGCCGCCCCCGAGACGTTCGACGGCATGATCACGCGGTTCTGCGACCAGTACAGCCTCGCCTGCGTGTACCAGGAGCTGCTCACCGGCATCCGCCCGTTCGACGGCGGCAGCATGAGCCAGTTGCTCATGCAGCACATGAACCTGCCCCCGAACCTCGAGCCCTGCCCGTCCGCCGACCGGCCCGCGCTGGCCCGCGCGCTCGCGAAGAAGCCGGACGACCGGTGGCCGAACGTGTCCTCGTTCGTCCGCGCCATCGCCAGCAACCCCGCCGGGTCGGGCGTCCACGCCCGCGTCGTCGTCTCGTCCGCCGAGGTGGAAACCCCGCCGCGCGGCGGGTCGGCGAGCCACGCCGCGCTGAACATCCTGGTTGCCGATCTGCCGCCGCTGGCCGCGGCCGGCGACACGCCGCCGCGGTCCGGCGAGTTCGTGAGCCCGGTGTTCACCCCCGCCCCGCCGGAGCTGACCGGCCCCGGTTCGCTCCAGCCCGCGGTCGTCATCGGGCTGGGCCAGGCGGGCCTGCGCGTCCTCCAGCGGTTGCGGTTCGATCTGGGCGAGCGGTTCGGCCCCGCGTGCATGACCCCGGCCGTCCGCGCGCTGTACATCGACACCGACCCCGACATGCTCGAAGAGGCCGCCCGCGACCGGTCGCCCGACCGGCTCGCCCCGCTCGCGCCCGACGAGGTGTTCCCGGCCCGGCTCAACCGCGCCGCCCACTACCTGAAGCCCCGGTTCAACGGCCGCACGCTGACCGAGGGCTGGTTCGACCCGCAGCTGCTCTACCGGCTCCCCCGGACGCCGCAGACGCTCGGCATCCGGCTGTTCGGCCGGCTCGCGTTCCTCGACCACTACCGCCTGCTGATGGGCAAGGTGCAGGCCGAACTGGAGGCCGCCCTGGCCGCCGATTCGATCCTGCTCACCGAGGCCCGCACCGGCCTCCGCCGGCGGACGAACCGGCCGCGGGTGTACGTCACCGGCGGCCTGGCCGGCGCGACCGGCGGGGGCATGTTCCTCGACGTGGCGTACGCGGTGCGCAGCCGGCTGAAGCGGATGGGGTACGACGCCCCCGAGATCATCGGCCTCTTCGTGGTGCCGCCGGCCGACGCGACCCTGACCCCGCCGCAGCTGCTCGGGAACACGTTCGCCGCCCTGACCGAGCTGAACCACTTCAGCCGGCCGGACACGGTGTTCACGGCCCATTACGACGAGCGGAACGGGTTCGTGAAGGAAAAGGACGCCCCGTTCACGCGCTGCTACCTGCTGCCGGGACCGGTCGCGGCCCTGGCCCCGCAGCCGGGCTCCGGGATCAGCCCGCCGCCGCGGCGCACCCCGCCGACCATCGCCGCCCCCGGCCCCCGGGCGCGCGCCTCCGGCCCCGTTGCCAAGCCGGGGTCCCGCGTCATCCACATGACCGCGCTGGGCTCCCAGCGCACCCGGACCCCACGGCCGCGACCGCCACCCTCAAACCGTACGCCGACGCCGCCGACCGGATCCGCATCGATCTGTTCAGCCCGATCGGCCGGGCCGCCGACGACGCGCGGGACCTGCGCACGGCCCAGGAACTCGAAGAGGCGCTCCCCGCGCACGCGCCGGTCGCGGTCGCGACGTTCGGCCTGGCGACGTTCGACTGGCCGCGGGCCGAGGTGGTCGGCCGCACGGCGGTGGCCGTCGCCCGGGCCGTGCTGA
- a CDS encoding TetR/AcrR family transcriptional regulator has product MKTRNRKEREFHQREGEFLDLARRMIAEGGLTGFNMDRLAEATEYSKGTVYQHFASKEDLIAALAVQSLGRRVAWFERAVQFSGTTRERMQALSAAEEIFVTLQPLHFRSEMLIKVDDFAHRASDERRAELERLEGRCLGAIHGIVNEAARIGDLVLPAHRSAGDVVTGFAALHIGTFMVINSFPQMLRAMAITDPLRVLRDQVSVHLDGLNWRPLSNAYDSAMTYRRVLREVFPEESRQAGRTE; this is encoded by the coding sequence ATGAAGACCCGAAACCGCAAAGAGCGCGAGTTCCACCAGCGAGAGGGGGAGTTCCTCGATCTCGCCCGGCGCATGATCGCCGAAGGGGGATTGACGGGTTTCAACATGGACCGTCTGGCAGAGGCGACGGAATATTCGAAGGGGACCGTCTACCAGCACTTCGCATCCAAAGAAGACCTGATTGCGGCGCTCGCCGTCCAGAGCCTCGGGCGGCGCGTGGCGTGGTTCGAGCGGGCCGTCCAGTTCTCGGGCACCACCCGTGAGCGGATGCAGGCCCTCAGCGCGGCCGAGGAAATCTTCGTCACCCTGCAACCGCTGCACTTCCGGTCCGAGATGCTTATCAAGGTGGACGACTTCGCCCACCGCGCGTCCGACGAACGACGCGCCGAGCTGGAACGCCTCGAAGGCCGCTGCCTCGGTGCGATCCACGGCATCGTGAACGAGGCGGCCCGGATCGGCGATCTGGTCCTCCCCGCTCACCGGTCCGCGGGCGACGTGGTCACGGGGTTCGCGGCCCTCCACATCGGCACCTTCATGGTCATCAACAGTTTCCCACAAATGCTCCGTGCGATGGCTATCACCGACCCGTTACGGGTCCTCCGTGACCAGGTCTCCGTCCACCTGGACGGCTTGAACTGGCGACCGCTCTCGAACGCGTACGATTCCGCAATGACCTACCGCCGCGTCCTTCGCGAAGTGTTTCCCGAGGAGTCCCGCCAGGCCGGTCGGACCGAGTGA
- a CDS encoding ISKra4 family transposase has translation MKGLRPRTVLGLLGGMTLTRHYYHCADCGTGTVPFDHTLGLGATRQTPAAREVIALAGSVDSFAEAADTLLPKLSGLRVSESTVERVTEAVGSEIGRALAGGAVFGEARPWDWHRDADGRTVAYVSCDATGVRIQGPGGATADGRMVNVGMVYNPIPEEKARWAHPGRARPAWQARYVTSLDGLDGLGEPLRRQGGQVGMDGADRWVAISDGGSGLEEFLTSNFPRVEVVILDFYHASEYLGAIGRAWHPGDEERSKAWSAEWCHALKHTGGEAVLSKLRVLEGEPVPAAARVPLAEAVRYFGNQKHRMYYPSYRAKGWQIGSGPVESACKSVVGARMKQAGMRWGTDGADQVGHIRGLFRGETGQWDAFWSRN, from the coding sequence CTGAAGGGGCTCCGGCCCCGCACCGTCCTGGGCCTGCTCGGCGGGATGACGCTCACCCGCCACTACTACCACTGCGCGGACTGCGGGACCGGGACCGTCCCGTTCGACCACACCCTGGGCCTGGGTGCCACCCGACAGACCCCGGCCGCCCGGGAGGTGATCGCCCTGGCCGGGTCCGTCGACAGCTTCGCCGAGGCGGCCGACACGTTGCTCCCGAAGCTGTCGGGGCTGCGGGTGTCGGAATCGACGGTCGAGCGGGTCACCGAGGCGGTCGGGTCCGAGATCGGTCGGGCCCTGGCCGGCGGCGCGGTGTTCGGAGAGGCCCGCCCGTGGGACTGGCACCGGGACGCCGACGGGCGGACGGTCGCGTACGTCTCGTGCGACGCGACCGGGGTTCGCATCCAGGGGCCGGGCGGGGCGACGGCCGACGGGCGGATGGTGAACGTGGGGATGGTCTACAACCCGATCCCCGAGGAGAAGGCGCGGTGGGCTCATCCGGGTCGGGCCCGCCCGGCGTGGCAGGCCCGGTACGTCACGTCCCTGGACGGGTTGGACGGGCTGGGCGAGCCGCTCCGCCGGCAGGGGGGCCAGGTGGGGATGGACGGGGCCGACCGGTGGGTGGCGATCTCGGACGGCGGGAGCGGGTTGGAGGAGTTCCTGACGAGCAACTTCCCGCGGGTGGAGGTGGTGATCCTCGACTTCTACCACGCGTCGGAATACCTCGGCGCGATCGGCCGGGCGTGGCACCCGGGGGACGAGGAAAGGTCGAAGGCGTGGTCGGCGGAGTGGTGCCACGCGCTGAAGCACACGGGCGGCGAGGCGGTGCTGTCGAAGTTGCGGGTTCTGGAGGGTGAGCCGGTGCCGGCCGCGGCCCGGGTCCCGTTGGCCGAGGCGGTCCGGTACTTCGGGAACCAGAAGCACCGGATGTACTACCCGTCGTACCGGGCGAAGGGTTGGCAGATCGGGAGCGGGCCGGTGGAGAGCGCGTGCAAGAGCGTGGTGGGCGCGCGGATGAAGCAGGCCGGGATGCGGTGGGGCACCGACGGGGCCGACCAGGTGGGCCACATCCGCGGACTGTTCCGAGGCGAAACCGGCCAGTGGGATGCCTTCTGGTCGCGGAACTGA
- a CDS encoding efflux RND transporter permease subunit: MTVSQFFVYKRPVAWALLVVTVAWGLFAYGQMPQRQDPQIQIRSGVIITPYPGATPTEVEQRVTRKIEKKMTENPAVERVNSISRQGQSAVFVTLFDTTKNAEQVWQDLAAKLEVLDDLPAVGGQPLKPKLDKDFGDTVAVMLTLSSPPVSDFEIDERARAIGRAVTEARTGRAGPRLSGVLVHPAGVAANFVERMGRSVLSALTEAGIAADGQYVATIGAGLIDFRLPAGRTEADARTALENWERESVGTGAGHPDMWPGVLIRDPADLASALKERVRSVPGGVARYTFKQMHDYADVIQDRLRQSKYVGRIDQLGVQDEAVFLYYSNRRLTELGLDPSVINLRLAARNISLPGGQVELPGQTLAVKPSGEFKSEAELGGVPLDARPGYPLYLRDVAEIVRGYQDPPRQLHYRTVRGDDPGGPRRAVTLAVRHIKGTQIAEFDADVTARLDVLRAELPDDLRVERTSNEPAQVEKKIHQFTDCLVEAVVIVVVVALVFMEWRSALLVAASIPLAVAMTLGMCHLLGIDIQQISIAALIIALGLLVDDPVVASDAINRELAEGHPRAVAAWLGPQKLARAILYATVTNIVAFLPLLLITGGSGEFVYSLPVVVTASLVASRVVSMTFMPLLGYYILRGQKGLAGAHPDDRRGFARLYTRVSRFCIGHRWLTLFVATTALGTGFSLVPLIGSAFFPKDLHTTFSVNLFLPEGTSVREAAAEAERVTRLIDAAAGDEVAAYTTFVGQGGPRFWLSVVPEQPAPNYAQILVHTKNAYATAALANRLKLALPPRATGRLTVEVLESGPPVGVPVQIRVYGPDIARLRQIGAEVKGLMRSIPGTDNIHDDWDPDALQFGLRVRPDRAAVAGVTNEDVAAVTQAGLSGTATTYLRERDRLIPITLRLRPDERARAEDLATLTVFNSQSGAKVPLDQVSEFQLEAIPPKVLRRDNERCMTIKCDALPGTLPSAVVDELEQRLKPAAAEWPPGYRFAVGGEKEEQTKGFKSIATAGIVSMLAIYLALVVQFNSLTKPLLVYAAVPFGMVGGLMGLLIFNVPLGFFAGLGLSSLMGVIVSHVIVLFEYIEEAHEKGEPVREAVVDAGLARLRPVLVTVLATVGGLVPLALKGGPLWEPLCYVQIIGLLVATGVTLLLVPVLYVVFVEDLGLVRWDPPGTHADGPPPEPVG, encoded by the coding sequence ATGACCGTCTCACAGTTCTTCGTCTACAAGCGCCCGGTCGCCTGGGCGCTGCTCGTGGTGACCGTGGCCTGGGGGCTGTTCGCGTACGGCCAGATGCCCCAGCGCCAGGACCCGCAGATCCAGATCCGCAGCGGGGTCATCATCACCCCGTACCCCGGCGCGACCCCGACCGAGGTCGAACAGCGGGTGACCCGCAAGATCGAGAAGAAGATGACCGAGAACCCGGCCGTCGAGCGGGTCAACTCGATCAGCCGGCAGGGGCAGTCGGCCGTGTTCGTCACCCTGTTCGACACGACGAAGAACGCCGAGCAGGTGTGGCAGGACCTGGCCGCCAAACTGGAGGTGCTGGACGACCTGCCCGCCGTCGGCGGGCAGCCGCTCAAGCCGAAACTGGATAAAGACTTCGGGGACACCGTTGCGGTGATGCTGACGCTCAGCAGCCCGCCGGTGTCGGACTTCGAAATCGACGAACGGGCACGGGCGATCGGTCGGGCCGTGACCGAAGCGCGGACCGGTCGCGCCGGCCCGCGCCTGAGCGGGGTTCTCGTACACCCGGCGGGCGTGGCGGCGAACTTCGTCGAACGGATGGGCCGGTCCGTGCTGAGCGCCTTGACCGAAGCCGGGATCGCGGCCGACGGCCAGTACGTCGCCACGATCGGGGCCGGGCTGATCGACTTCCGGCTCCCGGCGGGGCGCACCGAAGCCGACGCCCGCACCGCCCTCGAAAACTGGGAGCGGGAATCGGTCGGCACCGGCGCCGGGCACCCGGACATGTGGCCCGGCGTCCTGATCCGCGACCCGGCGGACCTCGCCTCGGCCCTGAAGGAACGGGTGCGGTCCGTGCCCGGCGGCGTGGCCCGGTACACGTTCAAGCAAATGCACGACTACGCCGACGTGATTCAGGACCGGTTAAGGCAGTCGAAGTACGTCGGCCGGATCGACCAGCTCGGCGTCCAGGACGAAGCCGTCTTCCTTTACTACAGCAACCGCCGGCTGACGGAACTGGGCCTGGACCCGTCGGTCATCAACCTGCGGCTCGCGGCCCGGAACATCAGCCTGCCCGGCGGCCAGGTGGAGCTGCCGGGGCAGACGCTGGCCGTCAAGCCGTCCGGCGAGTTCAAGTCCGAGGCGGAACTGGGCGGCGTGCCGCTGGACGCCCGGCCGGGGTACCCGCTCTACTTGCGGGACGTGGCCGAGATCGTGCGCGGGTACCAGGACCCGCCCCGGCAGCTCCACTACCGGACGGTCCGCGGGGACGACCCGGGCGGCCCGCGGCGCGCGGTCACGCTCGCGGTGCGGCACATCAAGGGGACGCAGATCGCCGAGTTCGACGCCGACGTCACGGCCCGACTGGACGTGCTGCGGGCCGAACTCCCGGACGACCTCCGGGTCGAGCGGACGAGCAACGAGCCGGCGCAGGTGGAGAAGAAGATCCACCAGTTCACCGACTGCCTCGTGGAAGCGGTTGTCATTGTGGTGGTGGTGGCGCTGGTGTTCATGGAGTGGCGCAGCGCGCTCCTGGTGGCCGCGTCCATCCCGCTGGCCGTCGCGATGACGCTCGGGATGTGCCACCTCCTCGGGATCGACATCCAGCAGATCTCCATCGCCGCCCTCATCATCGCGCTGGGCCTGCTCGTGGACGACCCGGTCGTGGCGAGCGACGCGATCAACCGGGAGCTGGCCGAGGGGCACCCGCGGGCCGTGGCCGCGTGGCTCGGGCCGCAGAAGCTGGCCCGCGCGATCCTCTACGCCACCGTCACCAACATCGTCGCGTTCCTGCCGCTGCTCCTGATCACGGGCGGCTCGGGCGAGTTCGTGTACTCGCTGCCGGTGGTGGTGACCGCGTCGCTCGTCGCCAGCCGCGTCGTGTCGATGACGTTCATGCCGCTCCTCGGGTACTACATCCTGCGCGGGCAGAAGGGGCTGGCCGGCGCCCACCCGGACGACCGCCGGGGCTTCGCCCGGCTGTACACGCGCGTCAGCCGGTTCTGCATCGGGCACCGGTGGCTGACGCTGTTCGTTGCGACGACGGCCCTCGGCACCGGCTTCAGCCTGGTGCCGCTCATCGGCTCGGCGTTCTTCCCGAAGGACCTGCACACCACGTTTTCCGTGAACCTGTTCCTGCCCGAGGGCACGTCCGTGCGCGAGGCGGCGGCCGAGGCGGAGCGGGTGACCCGGCTCATCGACGCCGCGGCCGGGGACGAGGTGGCCGCGTACACGACGTTCGTGGGCCAGGGCGGGCCGCGGTTCTGGCTGTCGGTGGTGCCCGAGCAGCCGGCGCCGAACTACGCCCAGATCCTGGTCCACACGAAGAACGCGTACGCCACCGCGGCGCTCGCCAACCGCCTCAAGCTGGCGCTGCCCCCCCGCGCGACCGGCCGCCTCACGGTCGAGGTGCTGGAGAGCGGGCCGCCGGTCGGCGTGCCGGTGCAGATCCGCGTCTACGGCCCCGACATCGCCCGGCTCCGGCAGATCGGCGCAGAGGTGAAGGGGCTCATGCGGTCGATCCCCGGCACGGACAACATTCACGACGACTGGGACCCCGACGCGCTCCAGTTCGGCCTGCGGGTGCGCCCGGACCGGGCCGCGGTCGCGGGCGTGACGAACGAGGACGTGGCGGCGGTCACGCAGGCCGGGCTGTCCGGGACGGCGACGACGTACCTGCGCGAGCGGGACCGGCTCATCCCGATCACGTTGCGGCTGCGCCCCGACGAGCGGGCCCGGGCCGAGGACCTCGCCACCCTCACGGTGTTCAACAGCCAGTCCGGGGCGAAGGTCCCGCTGGACCAGGTGAGCGAGTTCCAACTGGAGGCGATCCCGCCGAAGGTGCTGCGGCGCGACAACGAGCGGTGCATGACGATCAAGTGCGACGCCCTACCCGGCACCCTCCCGAGCGCCGTGGTGGACGAGCTGGAGCAGAGGTTGAAGCCGGCCGCGGCCGAGTGGCCGCCGGGCTACCGGTTCGCGGTCGGGGGCGAGAAGGAGGAGCAGACCAAGGGGTTCAAGTCGATCGCCACGGCCGGGATCGTGTCCATGCTGGCGATCTACCTGGCCCTGGTGGTGCAGTTCAACAGCCTGACCAAGCCGCTGCTGGTGTACGCGGCGGTGCCGTTCGGGATGGTCGGCGGGCTGATGGGGCTCCTGATCTTCAACGTCCCGCTGGGGTTCTTCGCCGGGCTGGGCCTGTCCAGCCTGATGGGCGTGATCGTGAGCCACGTGATCGTGCTGTTCGAGTACATCGAGGAGGCGCACGAGAAGGGCGAGCCGGTGCGCGAGGCGGTGGTGGACGCGGGCCTCGCGCGGCTCCGGCCGGTGCTCGTGACGGTACTCGCAACGGTCGGCGGGCTGGTGCCGCTGGCGCTCAAGGGCGGGCCGCTCTGGGAGCCCTTGTGCTACGTCCAGATCATCGGGCTGCTGGTGGCCACGGGCGTCACCCTGCTCCTGGTCCCGGTGCTGTACGTGGTGTTCGTGGAGGACCTGGGCCTGGTCCGGTGGGACCCGCCGGGCACGCACGCGGACGGGCCGCCGCCCGAGCCGGTGGGGTGA